From the Sanguibacter sp. HDW7 genome, the window ATCCGCCTCGACGGTACGAACCTCGTCGGGCGCAACGTCCGCCAGTTCCTCGACGCAGGCATCGGCTTCGTCCCCGAGGACCGCGGCCACGACGGCCTCGTCGGCACGTTCACCGTCGCCGAGAACCTCATCCTCGACCGCACCGACGGGCCTCCCTTCGTCAAGGCGGGGTCGCTCCAGCTCGCCGAGCGGGACCGCTTCGCCGAGGAAAAGGTCGCCGAGTTCGACATCCGTACGCAGGGCATCACGACGCACGCCGGGCGCCTCTCGGGAGGCAACCAGCAGAAGGTCGTCCTCGCGCGCGAGCTCTCGCGCGACCTGCGGCTGCTCGTCGCCTCCCAGCCGACGCGCGGCGTCGACGTCGGCTCGATCGAGTTCATCCACAAGCGCATCGTCGCGACCCGCGACTCGGGCATCCCCGTCATCGTCGTCGCGACCGAGCTCGACGAGGCCGTCGCCCTCGCGGACCGCATCCTCGTGATGTACCGCGGCCGTGTCGTCGGCATCGTCCCCGCGGACACCCCGCGTGACGTCCTCGGCCTCATGATGGCCGGCATCCCGGCAGAAGAGAGCGAAGCCGCATGAGCACCACCGAGAACCCGCGGCCCGGGGGCGACGACCACAGCCTCGCCACGACGCCCGGCGCTTCTGCGGCGCCCGCGCCCACCGCTCCAGTGGGCGAGCCCGAGAACCGCTTCTCCACGGCCTGGCGCGAGATCGTCGGCGGGTCGTGGGGCGTGTCCGTCGGCGCCGTCATCCTCGCGCTCCTCGCGGGCGCCGTGATGATCGCGGCCACCGACGAGACGGTCCGTCAGAGCGCGACCTACTTCTTCTCCAAGCCCGGCGACATGATCGCCGCCGCGTGGACCACCGTGCGCGACGCGTACGGCGCGCTCCTGCGCGGCGCGATCTGGAACCCGGCCGGTGACACGTTCCTCGAGAACATCCGTCCGCTCGCGACGTCCCTCACGTACGCGACGCCGCTCATCGCCGCCGGTCTCGGCCTCGCGATCGGCTTCCGTGCAGGCCTCTTCAACATCGGTGGCCAGGGTCAGATGATCCTCGCCGCGATCGGCGCCGGCTGGGTCGGCTTCGCGCTCGACCTGCCTGCGGGTTTGCACCTCGTGCTCGCGATCGTCGTCGGCATCGCGGCCGGAGCCCTCTGGGCCGGTGTCGCAGGCCTCCTCAAGGCGGCCACGGGTGCGCACGAGGTCATCACGACCATCATGCTCAACCACACCGCGTACTACCTGCTGTTCTTCCTCCTCGCGACCCCCGGCCTCCTGCAGGCTCCCGGGTCCGCGAACCCGAAGACGCCGCCGATGAAGGAGACGGCGATCCTGCCGGACCTCTTCGGCTCCGGGTTCCCGCTCCACGCGGGCTTCCTCCTCGCGCTCGCCGCCGTCGCGGTGACGTGGTGGCTGCTCGAGCGCTCGCGCCTCGGCTTCTCGTTCCGTGCCGTCGGGGAGAACCCCAAGGCCGCGCGCGTCGCAGGCATCGACGTCAAGCGCACGACCGTCTACTCGATGCTCGTCTCGGGCGCGATGCTCGGCGTCGCCGGGGCGGCACAGGTCCTCGGCACCTCGACGACCGGCTTCTCGACCGACGTCGACGCAGGTATGGGCTTCGACGCCATCACCGTCGCGCTGCTCGGCCGCTCGACCCCGCTCGGCACGCTCGGCGCCGGCATCCTCTTCGGCGCCTTCAAGTCCGGCGGCGCCACGATGCAGGCCGCCGAGACGATCCCCATCGAGATCGTCACGGTCATCCAGTCCCTCATCGTGCTCTTCATCGCCGCACCACCGCTCGTCCGGGCCATCTTCAGGCTCCCGGCCCCCGGCACGGCGAAGGCCGCGCGCCGCGTTCGCAAGGAGGTGGCGGCATGAGCGCCCCCACGACCGTCCCCGACGAGCAGTCAGTCTCCGGGCAGCTGCGCCACGTCGAGGTCATCAGCACGAAGTTCGCGATTGTCCTCTCGGCCGCGACCGCCATCCTCCTCGCGATCGTCGGGCTCGTGCCGCGCGAGGGCGACGTCCGCTTCCGGCTCTCCGGCGGCAGCGAGGCACTGCAGATCCCGAGCCTCGAGGTCCCCGCGATGCCGCTCGCATGGGCGTCCGTCGTCATCTGCCTCGTCCTCGCCGTCCTCAGCTGGGTCCTGTGGCGCTCCGGTCGGCGCACCCCCTGGTACGTCGGCGTCGTCTTCGGCGTCGTGTTCCTCGCAGGGTTCCTCGGCTGGGCCGGTGCAGGCTCGCCGAGCGACGTCCCGGTCTCGAACCTCCTCGGCTCGTCGATCCTTCTCGCGGTGCCGATCATCTTCGGCGCCCTCGGCGGCACGATCGGTGAGCGCGCGGGCGTCGTCAACATCGCGATCGAAGGACAGCTCCTCGGCTCGGCGTTCGTCGCGGCCATCGTCGGCACCATGACCCAGAGCCCCTGGGCCGGCCTCCTCGCGGGCATGTTCGCGGGAGCCCTGGTCGCGCTCGTGCTCGGCGTCTTCACGATCACCTACCGCGTCGACCAGGTCATCGTCGGTGTCGTCCTCAACGTCCTCGTCCTGGGTCTCACGAGCTTCATCTACTCCCAGGTGCTCGTGCCGCAGGCCGACCTCTACAACAGCACGGTGCGCTTCCCGCGGGTGTCCATCCCCGTGCTCAGCGAGATCCCGATCATCGGCTCGGCGCTGTTCCACCAGTCGATCATCGTGTACCTCCTCTACCTCACGGTGCCCGCCATCTGGTTCGCGATGTTCCGCACCCGCTGGGGCCTGCGCCTGCGCGCCGTCGGCGAGCACCCGCTCGCCGCCGACACCGTCGGCATCAAGGTGAAGAGCGTGCGCTACCGCGCGCTGCTCGTCGCCGGTGCGATCGTCGGCATGGGCGGCGCGTACTACACGCTCGTCTCCGTCTCGGGCTTCGGCAAGAACATGACCGCGGGCGCCGGCTTCATCGCCCTCGCCGCCGTGATCTTCGGTAAGTGGGACCCCATCAAGGCGACTCTCGCGGGCCTGCTCTTCGGGTTCTCGACGGCGCTCGCGAGCGCCATGTCGATCGTCCAGGCGCCTGTGCCGAGCCAGTTCATGCTCATGCTCCCGTACGTCGTCACGCTGCTCGCGGTCGCCGGCCTCATCGGCCGGTCGCGTGCACCCGCGGCGTCGGGCACGGCCTACGTCAAGGAATGACCGTCGACGCCCCGCGGCCACCAGGCCGCGGGGCGTCCGTCACGCTGGAGGACCCTGTGACCGCACCTGAGATCGACTGGGAGGCGCTCCGCGCCGCCGCGCGCGAGGTCATGACCCGCGCGTACGTCCCGTACTCGAAGTTCCCCGTCGGCGTCGCCGCGCTCGTCGACGACGGCCGCGTCGTCGTCGGCTGCAACGTCGAGAACGCCTCGTACCCCGTGGGCCTGTGCGCCGAGTGCGGGCTCGTCTCGCAGCTCGCCGCGACGGGCGGTGGACGCCTCGTCGCGTTCGCGTGCGTCGACCGCCACGGCAACAAGCTCATGCCGTGCGGCCGCTGCCGCCAGCTCCTGTGGGAGCACGGCGGCCCCGAGCTGCTCGTCGACTCCGTCTCCGGCATCCGCCCCATGACCGAGGTGCTGCCCGACGCGTTCGGGCCCGACGACTTCGTCACCCGCGCCTGACGGCGCACCGACCCGCGCCCTGGGGCGCGCACGAGCGCGACCCGCGCACCGAGCGTCCCAGCGGCGCACCCCCGCGGCCCCGACCGGGCCGCACCGACCGACCGTAGGAGGACCCCATGACCACGTCCCGGACCGAGGCGTTCGACGCCGTCGACGTCATCGTCGCCAAGCGCGACGGCAAGGTGCTGAGCGACGCCCAGATCGACTGGGTGATCGACGCCTACACGCGCGGCGTCGTCGCCGAGGAGCAGATGGCCGCGCTCAACATGGCGATCCTCCTCAACGGCATGAGCCGTCCCGAGATCGCGCGCTGGACCGCCGCGATGATCGCTTCGGGCGAGCGCATGGACTTCTCGAGCCTCTCGCGCCCGACGTCGGACAAGCACTCGACCGGAGGCGTCGGCGACAAGATCACGCTGCCCCTCGCCCCGCTCGTCGCGGTGTTCGACGTCGCCGTGCCGCAGCTCTCCGGCCGCGGCCTCGGCCACACGGGCGGCACGCTCGACAAGCTCGAGTCGATCCCCGGCTGGCGCGCCGCGCTGACGAACGACGAGATGATGGCGCAGCTCGACGGGCTCGGCGCCGTCATCTGCCAGGCCGGCTCGGGCCTCGCCCCCGCGGACCGCAAGCTCTACGCGCTGCGCGACGTCACGGGCACCGTCGAGGCGATCCCGCTCATCGCGAGCTCGATCATGAGCAAGAAGATCGCCGAGGGCACGGGCGCGCTCGTGCTCGACGTCAAGGTCGGCTCGGGCGCCTTCATGAAGGACCTCGAGCGTGCGCGCGAGCTCGCGCGCACCATGGTCGACCTCGGCACCGACGCCGGGGTGCGGACCGTCGCGCTGCTCACCGACATGTCGACGCCCCTCGGCCTCACCGCGGGCAACGCGCTCGAGGTCCGCGAGTCCGTCGAGGTCCTCGCGGGCGGCGGCCCGCGCGACGTCGTCGACCTCACCGTCGCCCTCGCCGTCGAGATGCTCGCAGCCGCCCACAAGCCCGTCGGCGAGGACGAGGTGCGCGCCGCGCTCGCCGACGGCCGCGCCATGGACGTGTGGAACCGCATGATCGAGGCGCAGGAGGGCGACCCCCACGCCGAGCTGCCGTGGGCCACGGAGACCCAGGACGTCCTCGCGCCCGCCGACGGCGTCCTCACGCGGCTCGACGCGTACGACGTCGGCATCGCCGCGTGGCGCCTCGGTGCGGGCCGTGCCCGCCGCGAGGACCCGGTGCAGGCCGGCGCCGGCGTCGTCATGCACGCCAAGCCCGGCGACACCGTGCGCAAGGGGCAGCCGCTCCTCACGCTCCACACCGACACGCCCGAGAGGTTCGGGCGCGCGCTCGAGGCCCTCGACGGTGCGTTCGACGTCACGGACGGCGCCGGGTTCACGCCGACGCCGCTCGTCATGGACCGCATCAGCGGCTTCTGAGCGACTGCGGTCCCGAGAGTCCGGGCCGATGGCTGCCCCCCAGCAGCCATCGGCCCGGACTTCCGGGACCGCGGGGCAGCGTAGCCGCGCAGGCTGCATAGCCGCGCAAGTCGCGGGACCGCGCAAGCCGCGGGACCGCGCTGAGCCAGGACGGCGACGGTCAGCGTCCTACGCCCGGCTGCGGGCGCGCAGGAGGACGAGCAGGAGCACGGGGACGCCGACGAAGGCCGTGACGACGCCGACGGGCAGGGGCTCGGGGAACGCGCGGGACGCGACGAGGTCCGCGCCGAGCATCATCACCGCGCCGACGACCGCGGCGCCCGCGACCGGAGGCCCCTCGGTCCGCAGGAGGACGAGAGCGACCTGCGGTGCGACGAACGCGATGAACGGCACGGGCCCCGCAACCGCCGTGACGAGGGACGCGAGCGCGATCGCGAGACCGAGCAGCACGAGCTGCGCGGCCCCGACCCGCGTTCCGAGAGCCGCCGCGACCCGCGCGTCGTAGCGCAGCAGCCCGAGCGTGCGCCCCGTGAGCCCGAGACACACGAGAAGGACGACGACGCCGAGCGCGACCGGCACGAGCGAGGCCGTCCGCACCTGGTTGAGGCTTCCCGTGAGCCATGTGAGCGAGGTCGCGAGCCCCGAGAGGTCGGCGCGCAGCAGCACCCACGAGGTGAGGCCGCCGAAGCCCGCGTTGACGCCGAGGCCGACGAGGACGACCCTGTGGGGCGTGAGGCCGCGCTGCCAGGCGCACGCGAGGACGATCGCCCCGGCGACGAGCCCGCCGGTGAGCGCGGCGAGCGCGACCGGCATCCCCGTGAGCCAGCCCTGCGCGGTCGTGAGCGCGGTCCCGCCCGCGAGCGCGAGCACCGCGGCGGTGCTCGCGCCGGCCGTCACGCCGATGATGTCGGGGCTCGCGAGCGGGTTGCGCAGGAGGGACTGGGTGACGGCGCCCGCGGCGCCGAGCCCGACGCCGACGAGGAGCGCGCCGAGGACCCTGGGGAGGCGGAGCTCGGCGACGACGTACGTCGCGCCCGGGGCGTCGGAGCCGCGCAGCGCGGCGAGGACGTCGGCCCACGTGGTTGCGACGTCTCCCGTCGCGAGCGCGACGGCCGCGAGCGTGAATCCGACGCCGACGAGCACGGCCAGGACGATGGCGCGACGCACGAGCACCGCGCGGGCCGCGTGACGTGGGCTCGGCCCGGCGTGCGAGGTGGGGAGCGTCGCGCTCATCGCGTCACCGCCCGGGCGACAAGCACGAAGGCGGGGGCGCCGACGAACGCGATCGCGACGCCCGCGGGCAGCTCACCGGTCGGGGCCGCGACACGCCCGACGACGTCGGCGAGGACGAGGAGCGCCGCGCCGACGGGTGCCGCGAGGAGGACGGCCGCGACGGGGGCGTCGGGCAGGAACCTGCGGGTGACGTGCGGGGCGAGCAGCCCGACGAACCCGACGGGACCCGCGATCGCGGTCGCGGCGGCCGCGAGCGCGACGACCGCGCACACGCCGACGACGCGGTCGGCGACGACGTGACGGCCGAGACCGGCGGCCACCTGGTCGCCGAGCGCGAGCCCTGGCCACGCGGGCAGGTTGACGAACGTGAGCGCGATGCCGACGACGAGGAGCGGGGCGACGACGCCGAGGAGGTCGAGCGGACGTCCCGCGAGCGCGCCCGTCGACCAGCCCTGGAACGAGCGCATGATCGGCTCGTGGGTGAGGAGGATCGCGGTCGTCAGCGCCCCGAGGAGCGCGCTCGTCACGGCGCCCGTGAGCACGAGCGTCGTCACGGGGCCGAACGCCCGCACCTGGCCCGCGACGAGCAGCACGAGGGCGCCGGCGACGGCCGCGCCCGCGACCGCGGACCACACGGTCGCCCCGGGCGAGGTGAGACCCGCGAATGCCATCCCGGCGACGACCGCGAGCCCCGCGCCCGAGGTGACGCCGAGCAGTCCCGGGTCGGCGAGCGGGTTGCGCGTGTGGACCTGCGTGAGCGCGCCCGCGAGCCCGAGCGCCGCGCCCGCGACGACCCCGAGGACGGTGCGCGGCAGCCGCAGCCCCGTGACGACCGCGACGGTCGCCGGGTCCGAGGCCGTCGGGTCGAGCAGGGCCCGCACGACGTCGCCGGGAGCCACGAGGGTCGAGCCGACGGCGAGCCCGGCCGCGGCGACGACGACGAGGACGACGGCCACGCCGGCCGTCGTCCTCGTCACCGCGGGTGTCCGCCGCAGCGCCTCAGGCATCCGTGGCGGGAGCGGGCTCGTCGTCGTCCTCGTCCTCCTCGTGGTGGTCGAGGTTGACCGTTCCGCGACGCCAGTAGCCGTCGACGTCCCAGTGGTCGCGCTCGAAGCCCGCGGCCTTGACGAAGCGTCGGGCGGGCTTGATGCCGACGGACTCGCCCGCGACCCACACGAAGCCTTCGCGATCGGGGAAGTCGTGCGCGACGATCGCGTCGGACAGCCACGTGCCCGAGCCCGCGGGCGCGCCGTCGCGGTGGAGCCAGACGAGCGTGAGGTCGGCCTCGGTCGGCAGGTCGATGTGCGAGCCGGGCCCGTCGACCTCGACGTACGCGGTGACCGGCACCCCGGGGCGCAGGCCCTCGACCCAGCGAGCGAGGGCGGGCAGCGCGGTCTCGTCGGCGGCGAGGACGTACCACGGGAAGACGTCCTTGACGTGGAACGAGCCGCGCGGGCCGAGCGACGCGAGCCGGTCGCCCGGCGAAGCCGTCGCGGCCCAGCGGCCCGCGACGCCGTGCTCGTGGAGCACGAGGTCGATGTCGAGGCGACGGTTCACGGGGTCGAACCAGCGGACCGTGTAGTCCCGGTAGGTGAGCCCGCGCGCGTTCCACCGGCCGTCGACGAGCTGGGGGACGACGGGGTCGCCCGCGTCGTCGGTGTCGAAGAACAGCTTGACGTGGTCCTCGGCGGCGACCGCGGGGAAGCCCTCGAAGTCGTCGTCCGAGGAGAAGCGGACGCGGACGAGCGTCTCGGAGAGCCGGGTCGTCGCGGTGACCTTGAACGTGCGGGGACGCAGCTCGAAGGAGTGCGTCGCGGTGAGCGCGTTCTCGGTGACGGGCGTCTCGCCCGTCGAGCACCAGCCGCGCGGGCCTGCGGGGACGAGGGTGTCGGAGGTCATGGTTCTCTTCTCGGGGAGGGACTGTCGGTGGGCGGGACGGTGAGGGCGGACGAGGGCGTGCTCAGAGCCCGGCGAGGATCGTCTCGAGCTGGTCGAGGACCTTGAGGCCCGTCTCGTAGCGGTCGGCGAAGAAGTACTGGACGCCGTACGCGTGGCCGGCCGCGACGGCAGGCAGCGTCGTGTACGTCGGGACCGCGTCGAGCTCCTCAGCGCCGATGCCCGGCGTCCCGTCGAGCGCCTGCTCGGTGAGGATGACGCTGTCCGGGCTCAGTCGCGTGAGCTCCTCGGTCGAGAGGTCGACGCCGTTCGTGCCGGTCGCGTCGGCCGCGACGGGGTCGATGCTCGCGCCGACGTCCGTGAGGATGCCGCCGAGCCACGAGATGGGCGTGTAGACCGTGACGATGCCCTCGTAGTGGTCGACCGCGGCGAACGTGTGCGCGGCGAGCGCGCCGGCGTACGTCTCGCGGATCTGGGCGGCCTTGGCGTCGTACGCGGCCTTGGCCTCGGTGGCCTGCGTGCCCGAGCCGACGATCTCGGCGATCTTCAGCGTCGCGTCCTTCGTCGAGGCGGAGCCGTCCGCGAGGATGAGGACGGTCGGCGCGATGCCCGAGAGGCGTGCGTGCTCGGCGACGGCCTCGGGAGAGATCTCGTCGACGGTGCCCGCGCGGACGAAGCCGATGAGGAGGTCGGGCTTGGCGGCCGCGATGGCCTCGTAGTCCCAGCCGTCGGGTCCGAGGACGACGGGCAGGTCCTTGACCTGGTCGAACTCGGCGGGGAGGAAGGCGTCCTCCCAGTCGCCGTCCGCGGTCGCGACGGGCGTGATGCCTGCGGCGAGCAGCGGGCCGACCGCACCTTCGAGGGCGACGACGCGCTTCGGTGCCGCGGGGATCTCGACGTCGCCGAAGGCGCTCGCGACGGTGGCGGTGCCAGCCTCGGCGCTCGTGGCGGTCGATGACGCAGTGGGAGCGGCTGACGTGGGGGCAGCCGTGTCGGAGGATCCTCCCGAGCAGGCGGCGAGCGCGAGCATGCCTGCGAGGACGGCGGCGAGGGAGAGACGGTGGCGCGAGGTCATGCGGGGTCCTTCGGGTCGGGGGATCGGGACGTGCCCGGGGCAGATGCGTGTCACGCCTCGGCGGCGACGCTCTCGGCGGCGACGCTCCTGGCGGCGTGCGCTGCCAGGGCGACGAGCGGGACGGACGGGCGGGGCAGGATGACGGGCGCGCCCGTCATCGGGTCGGGCAGGAGGTCGGCGCGCAGGCCGAAGACCTCGGCGAGCAGCTCGCGGGTGAGGACGTCCGCGGGGGCGCCCTGGGCGTGCACCCGGCCGCGGTCGAGGACGACGAGCTCGTCGGCGAACGCAGCGGCGAGGTTGAGGTCGTGGAGCACGGCGAGGACGGTGCGGCCCTCGTGCGCGAGCGTGCGCGCGAGGTCGAGGAGAGAAGCCTGCTGGGCGAGGTCGAGGAACGCGGTCGGCTCGTCGAGGAGGAGGGTCGGGGCGTCCTGCGCGAGGACGAGCGCGATCCAGGCGCGCTGACGCTGACCGCCCGAGAGCTCGGTGAGCCGACGCTCGGCGAGGGGTTCGAGGTCGAGCCGTGCGAGCGCCGAGCCGACTGCCGCGTGGTCGGACGCACCGAGGGGTGCGAACGCTCGCCGGTGCGGCGTGCGGCCACGTTCGGTGAGCCCGCGGACGCTCACCCCCTCGGGAGCCGTCGGCGACTGGGGCAGGAACGCGAGCCGCCGCGCGAGGCGGCGGCGGGGCACCCGGGCGACGTCGGTGCCGTCGAGGGTCACGGAGCCGTCGTGGTGGAGCTGGTGGGCGAGGCACGCGAGGAGGGTCGACTTGCCCGATCCGTTCGGGCCGACGATCGCGGTGAGCCGCCCGGGCGCGAACGTCACGGCGACGTCGTGGAGCACGGGTGTCCGGCCGTCGTAGGTCGCGTCGATCCCCGTGCACGCGAGCCGGGGAGCCGGTGACGGGGCTGCCGGACCCGTGCCGCTCGGCCGGGCGGGTGCCGGGGCTCGGGAGCGGAGGTGCGGCACGGTGAGACTCCTGGAGGTCGTGGCGGAGCGGGGCCCGGGCGGTGCGGCACACGGTGGCGCGCGACGTCGGGCAAGTTCAGGGCGAGGTCTACTCAGGTTCCCCTTACCTAGGCAAGGCTTGCCTAGGTAAGGGGAACCTACCATCGACCGCCGTGCGGTCGGGACGCGTTCCACGTCCAGAGGTGTGACGTGGGATTCTGGCCTGAGTGAGCCAGCCCTGGCACCCGGCTCTGGCCCCGGCCCGCGGGCGACCGCGGAGCCACCGCGCCCCGCTGAGCGACGTCGCGTGGGACCATCGAGGCATGGCGGGTGACGAGCACGTGGCACGGGACGACGACGCTGACGACCTCCGTCCCGACGACGCCCCCGCGCCCGCGCTCCCCGACCCCTCGAGCCGTCGTCCCTCGTCCGTCTACGGCGTCGGGTCCGACCCCGACGCGCGATTCTCGCTCGCCAACGAACGCACCGCCCTCGCCTGGCTGCGCACCGCTCTCGGCCTCGTCGCCGGCGGCATCGCGCTCGCGAGCCTCGCGAGCCTCACCGACCCGCACGTCGTCGTCGACGTCGTCGCCGCCCTCGCGTGCCTCACGGGCGGGGTCGTCGCCCTCTACGCCCTGCGCCGCTGGCGCGCCAACGAGCGAGCCCTGCGCCTCGGCCACCCGCTGCCCGTGCCCGGTGCGCTGCCGACGCTCGTCGCGGGAGTC encodes:
- a CDS encoding ABC transporter permease, with amino-acid sequence MSTTENPRPGGDDHSLATTPGASAAPAPTAPVGEPENRFSTAWREIVGGSWGVSVGAVILALLAGAVMIAATDETVRQSATYFFSKPGDMIAAAWTTVRDAYGALLRGAIWNPAGDTFLENIRPLATSLTYATPLIAAGLGLAIGFRAGLFNIGGQGQMILAAIGAGWVGFALDLPAGLHLVLAIVVGIAAGALWAGVAGLLKAATGAHEVITTIMLNHTAYYLLFFLLATPGLLQAPGSANPKTPPMKETAILPDLFGSGFPLHAGFLLALAAVAVTWWLLERSRLGFSFRAVGENPKAARVAGIDVKRTTVYSMLVSGAMLGVAGAAQVLGTSTTGFSTDVDAGMGFDAITVALLGRSTPLGTLGAGILFGAFKSGGATMQAAETIPIEIVTVIQSLIVLFIAAPPLVRAIFRLPAPGTAKAARRVRKEVAA
- a CDS encoding ABC transporter permease, yielding MSAPTTVPDEQSVSGQLRHVEVISTKFAIVLSAATAILLAIVGLVPREGDVRFRLSGGSEALQIPSLEVPAMPLAWASVVICLVLAVLSWVLWRSGRRTPWYVGVVFGVVFLAGFLGWAGAGSPSDVPVSNLLGSSILLAVPIIFGALGGTIGERAGVVNIAIEGQLLGSAFVAAIVGTMTQSPWAGLLAGMFAGALVALVLGVFTITYRVDQVIVGVVLNVLVLGLTSFIYSQVLVPQADLYNSTVRFPRVSIPVLSEIPIIGSALFHQSIIVYLLYLTVPAIWFAMFRTRWGLRLRAVGEHPLAADTVGIKVKSVRYRALLVAGAIVGMGGAYYTLVSVSGFGKNMTAGAGFIALAAVIFGKWDPIKATLAGLLFGFSTALASAMSIVQAPVPSQFMLMLPYVVTLLAVAGLIGRSRAPAASGTAYVKE
- a CDS encoding cytidine deaminase, with the protein product MTAPEIDWEALRAAAREVMTRAYVPYSKFPVGVAALVDDGRVVVGCNVENASYPVGLCAECGLVSQLAATGGGRLVAFACVDRHGNKLMPCGRCRQLLWEHGGPELLVDSVSGIRPMTEVLPDAFGPDDFVTRA
- a CDS encoding thymidine phosphorylase, which codes for MTTSRTEAFDAVDVIVAKRDGKVLSDAQIDWVIDAYTRGVVAEEQMAALNMAILLNGMSRPEIARWTAAMIASGERMDFSSLSRPTSDKHSTGGVGDKITLPLAPLVAVFDVAVPQLSGRGLGHTGGTLDKLESIPGWRAALTNDEMMAQLDGLGAVICQAGSGLAPADRKLYALRDVTGTVEAIPLIASSIMSKKIAEGTGALVLDVKVGSGAFMKDLERARELARTMVDLGTDAGVRTVALLTDMSTPLGLTAGNALEVRESVEVLAGGGPRDVVDLTVALAVEMLAAAHKPVGEDEVRAALADGRAMDVWNRMIEAQEGDPHAELPWATETQDVLAPADGVLTRLDAYDVGIAAWRLGAGRARREDPVQAGAGVVMHAKPGDTVRKGQPLLTLHTDTPERFGRALEALDGAFDVTDGAGFTPTPLVMDRISGF
- a CDS encoding iron chelate uptake ABC transporter family permease subunit, coding for MSATLPTSHAGPSPRHAARAVLVRRAIVLAVLVGVGFTLAAVALATGDVATTWADVLAALRGSDAPGATYVVAELRLPRVLGALLVGVGLGAAGAVTQSLLRNPLASPDIIGVTAGASTAAVLALAGGTALTTAQGWLTGMPVALAALTGGLVAGAIVLACAWQRGLTPHRVVLVGLGVNAGFGGLTSWVLLRADLSGLATSLTWLTGSLNQVRTASLVPVALGVVVLLVCLGLTGRTLGLLRYDARVAAALGTRVGAAQLVLLGLAIALASLVTAVAGPVPFIAFVAPQVALVLLRTEGPPVAGAAVVGAVMMLGADLVASRAFPEPLPVGVVTAFVGVPVLLLVLLRARSRA
- a CDS encoding iron ABC transporter permease — encoded protein: MTRTTAGVAVVLVVVAAAGLAVGSTLVAPGDVVRALLDPTASDPATVAVVTGLRLPRTVLGVVAGAALGLAGALTQVHTRNPLADPGLLGVTSGAGLAVVAGMAFAGLTSPGATVWSAVAGAAVAGALVLLVAGQVRAFGPVTTLVLTGAVTSALLGALTTAILLTHEPIMRSFQGWSTGALAGRPLDLLGVVAPLLVVGIALTFVNLPAWPGLALGDQVAAGLGRHVVADRVVGVCAVVALAAAATAIAGPVGFVGLLAPHVTRRFLPDAPVAAVLLAAPVGAALLVLADVVGRVAAPTGELPAGVAIAFVGAPAFVLVARAVTR
- a CDS encoding siderophore-interacting protein; translation: MTSDTLVPAGPRGWCSTGETPVTENALTATHSFELRPRTFKVTATTRLSETLVRVRFSSDDDFEGFPAVAAEDHVKLFFDTDDAGDPVVPQLVDGRWNARGLTYRDYTVRWFDPVNRRLDIDLVLHEHGVAGRWAATASPGDRLASLGPRGSFHVKDVFPWYVLAADETALPALARWVEGLRPGVPVTAYVEVDGPGSHIDLPTEADLTLVWLHRDGAPAGSGTWLSDAIVAHDFPDREGFVWVAGESVGIKPARRFVKAAGFERDHWDVDGYWRRGTVNLDHHEEDEDDDEPAPATDA
- a CDS encoding ABC transporter substrate-binding protein, producing the protein MTSRHRLSLAAVLAGMLALAACSGGSSDTAAPTSAAPTASSTATSAEAGTATVASAFGDVEIPAAPKRVVALEGAVGPLLAAGITPVATADGDWEDAFLPAEFDQVKDLPVVLGPDGWDYEAIAAAKPDLLIGFVRAGTVDEISPEAVAEHARLSGIAPTVLILADGSASTKDATLKIAEIVGSGTQATEAKAAYDAKAAQIRETYAGALAAHTFAAVDHYEGIVTVYTPISWLGGILTDVGASIDPVAADATGTNGVDLSTEELTRLSPDSVILTEQALDGTPGIGAEELDAVPTYTTLPAVAAGHAYGVQYFFADRYETGLKVLDQLETILAGL
- a CDS encoding ABC transporter ATP-binding protein; this translates as MPHLRSRAPAPARPSGTGPAAPSPAPRLACTGIDATYDGRTPVLHDVAVTFAPGRLTAIVGPNGSGKSTLLACLAHQLHHDGSVTLDGTDVARVPRRRLARRLAFLPQSPTAPEGVSVRGLTERGRTPHRRAFAPLGASDHAAVGSALARLDLEPLAERRLTELSGGQRQRAWIALVLAQDAPTLLLDEPTAFLDLAQQASLLDLARTLAHEGRTVLAVLHDLNLAAAFADELVVLDRGRVHAQGAPADVLTRELLAEVFGLRADLLPDPMTGAPVILPRPSVPLVALAAHAARSVAAESVAAEA
- a CDS encoding YidH family protein; this encodes MAGDEHVARDDDADDLRPDDAPAPALPDPSSRRPSSVYGVGSDPDARFSLANERTALAWLRTALGLVAGGIALASLASLTDPHVVVDVVAALACLTGGVVALYALRRWRANERALRLGHPLPVPGALPTLVAGVVLLGLLLAAFALGRAV